Proteins from a genomic interval of Quercus lobata isolate SW786 chromosome 11, ValleyOak3.0 Primary Assembly, whole genome shotgun sequence:
- the LOC115969572 gene encoding uncharacterized protein LOC115969572: MGKSRSLLELMSKADLKFEKKRQFYTKVKDTVAALSAQKAIGKKKKLRSRQKKLKVYDLSTLSDFLPDLKTPGQPTPPTDELKPNCKSMKKLILKEGKQLSTVLNHPAFQLDPLAAIHQHLQSTQPVLDEKPKKKKNKNGGRKKKAKKSKASDGPQSMVM, encoded by the exons ATGGGCAAGTCACGCTCACT GCTGGAATTGATGTCTAAAGCAGACCTTAAATTTGAGAAGAAACGCCAGTTTTATACAA AGGTTAAAGATACTGTTGCTGCCCTGAGTGCCCAGAAGGCTATTGGCAAG AAGAAGAAACTTAGAAGCCGACAGAAGAAATTGAAAGTATATGATCTCTCGACCCTCTCAGATTTCCTTCCTGATTTGAAGACCCCGGGGCAACCAACTCCTCCTACAGATGAGTTGAAGCCAAATTGTAAATCTATGAAAAAGTTAAT CTTGAAGGAAGGAAAACAGCTGAGTACAGTTCTTAATCATCCTGCTTTCCAGTTGGATCCTTTGGCTGCCATTCATCAACACCTGCAGAGCACACAACCTGTTCTAGAtgagaaaccaaagaaaaagaagaataaaaatggAGGGAGGAAGAAAAAAGCTAAGAAATCTAAGGCTTCAGATGGACCTCAATCTATGGTTATGTGA